The proteins below come from a single Cylindrospermopsis raciborskii Cr2010 genomic window:
- a CDS encoding four helix bundle protein, with translation MLKVTNTNANVNIKTNNHITITDRTKQFAIRIIKACYFLDEKSGVYRTISKQLLRSGTSIGANVRESQSAQSDKDFIHKLEIALKEARETQYWLEILIESELVSKPKFTSLLQEANEIGKILVASTKKLKEK, from the coding sequence ATGTTAAAGGTGACAAACACAAATGCAAATGTAAATATCAAAACCAACAATCATATCACGATTACAGATAGAACAAAACAATTTGCTATTAGAATTATTAAGGCTTGTTACTTTCTTGATGAAAAATCAGGAGTTTATCGGACAATATCTAAACAATTACTTCGTTCTGGTACTTCCATTGGTGCAAATGTTAGAGAATCTCAATCTGCTCAATCTGATAAAGACTTTATTCATAAATTAGAAATAGCTCTTAAAGAAGCTAGAGAAACTCAATATTGGTTAGAAATATTAATAGAATCAGAGTTGGTGAGTAAACCAAAATTTACTTCTCTTCTCCAAGAAGCTAACGAAATTGGGAAAATCTTGGTCGCTTCTACCAAAAAACTCAAAGAAAAATAA